A stretch of DNA from Granulicella pectinivorans:
AGGGTTTCATCGCGCGGCTGGCCGAGGTCGATACGGCCGGATTGCCGGTGCAGGTGAAGCTCTCAGCGGATCTGTTGCTGCGCTCCCTGATCGAAGACCAGGACTCGGCGCGGTTCAAGGAGTGGGAGATGCCGGTGAACCAGTTCAACGGCATCCATACCTCACTGCCGATGCTGGTGGCGCAGCTTCCATTCGATACGGTGAAGGACTACGACGACTACGTCACGCGTCTGAAGAAGTTTCCCGTGGTCTTCTCGCAGGTGATGACGGACATCCAGTTGGGAATCGATGAGGGCCGGGTTCCGCCGAAGTACATCCTGGAAAAAGTGCAGAAGCAGGTGGAGTCCATTGCCATGCAGAAGGCCGAGGCGAGCCCGTTTGCGGGGCCGCTGAAGAAGTTCCCGGCGAGCATCGCAGAGGCGGATCGCAAGCGGATCGCAGCGGATGTGATGGACGCGATCGAGACGTCGGTGCTGCCGACGTACGTGCGCTTCGCGAAGTTTGTCCAGTACACGTATGTTCCGGCGGGCCGGAAAGATCCGGGCGCGTGGGCTCTGCCGGATGGCGACGCCTACTATGCCTTTCGCATCAAGCAGTCGACGACGCTGAACAAGAGCGCGGCGGAGATTCACCAGATAGGGCTGGATGAGGTCAAGCGCGACGAGGCCGAGATGCTGGTGATCGCGAAGAAGCTGGGCTTCAGCGATCTGAAGACGTTTGGTGCGGCGTTGAAGGCGAATCCCAAGCTGCATCCGGCGAGCGGCGATGCCCTGCTGGCGGCGTATCGCGGGTACATCAACGGCATGGCGCCGAAGCTGCCGGAGCTGTTTGGCAGGCTGCCCAAGGCTCCGTTGGAGGTCGTGCGGGTGCCGGAGTATGCGGAGAAGGATCAGGCTGCGGCGTACTGCGAGCAGGGATCGCCCGACGGCAAGCGTCCCGGACGCGTGAATGTGAATCTGTACAACGCTACGGAACGGTCGCTGGCCGGCGTGGAGGCGGTGGCCTACCATGAGGGCATTCCCGGGCACCATCTGCAGATTGCCCTCTCGCAGGAGATGACGGGCGTGCCGGAGTTCCGCAAGCAGAGCTACTACACGGCCTATACCGAGGGCTGGGCGCTCTATAGCGAGCGTCTCGGCAAGGAGATCGGCTTCTACCAGGATCCCTACAGCGACTATGGGCGTCTGGAGGCGGACATCTGGCGGGCGATCCGGCTGGTGGTGGATACGGGCGTTCACTCGCAGCACTGGACGCGCCAGCAGATGATCGACTTCTTCCATGAGCACTCCGCGATCGACGAGACCAACATTCAGGCCGAAACAGACCGCTACATCGCGTGGCCTGGCCAGGCGCTTGGGTACAAGATGGGCCAGATGAAGATCCTCGAGCTGCGCGCCAAGGCCGAGAAGGCGCTGGGGCCGAAGTTCAAGCTGAAGGACTTCCATGACGTGGTGCTTGGCGGCGGTGCGCTGCCGATGGATACGCTGGAGGCCCAGGTAGACGCGTGGGTCGCAAAGGGCGGCGGCCCGCCGGCTGCGAACTAGAGCTCTGTTGTCCTGCCGGAAGTGACCGCCGCCCGCACCGGGTGCCGGTTCGTTCTGATAGCGTTAATCCATGAGCGAGACGATTGAGCAGGCGGCAGTTCCGGCAGCAGCAATGCCGAACGTGAAGGTGGCGGTGCTTGGCGCCGGCAAGATGGGCGGAATTCTGCTGCAGGCGTTCCTGAAGAACAACCTGTTCGGCAAGGACCAGATCAGCGGCACAGTGCAGCACCCGGACCGCGCCCAGGCGCTCTCCGCGCAGTTCGGCGTGGAGATCGGCATCGACAACATCGAGGCGGCGCGCGAGGCGGACGTCATCCTGCTGGGCGTGAAGCCGATCCAGGTACCGGCACTGGTGAACTTGATCCGTCCGGTGCTCAACGAGAAGAAGCTGATTGTGTCGATTGCCGCATCCGTGAAGACGCGCTCCATTGAAGACGCCGCCGGGTGCGACCTGGGCGTCATCCGCGCGATGCCGAATACGCCGGCGATGATCTCTGCGGGCGTAACGGCGCTGTGCGCGGGACGCTTCTGCACGGATGAGCAGATGGCCGTCGCGATGCGGATCTTCCAGACCGTGGGCCGCGCCGTCGTCGTCGATGAAAAGCACATGGACGCGGTGACGGGGCTTTCGGGCTCGGGTCCGGCGTTCCTCTACATCATCATCGAAGCGCTGGCGGAGGCGGGCGTGAACGTCGGCCTGCCGCGCGATGTGGCGACCCTGCTGGCCGCGCAGACGACGCTGGGCTCGGCGCGGATGGTGCTCGAGACGGGCTACCACCCCGCGCTGCTGAAGGACGCCGTGACGACGCCCGCGGGCTGCACGGTCGACGGCATCCTGGAGCTGGAAGAGGGCGGCCTGCGCGTCACGCTGATCAAAGCCGTGAAGCGCGCGACGCAGAGGGCAGCGGAACTGGCGGGCGGATAAACGATGGGAACCGTAACGGTCATATCGGCAAAACGCAGCACACGGGGTGCCGCGCGTCTGGCGTGGATCACGCTGGGATTCTTCATTCTGGTCGTGCTGTGGGGCGCGGTCGTGCGGGCAACGGGCTCCGGCGCAGGATGCGGGGCCAACTGGCCGCTGTGCAACGGCGACTTCTTCCCGCACCATCCGCGGCTCGCCACCGTCATCGAGTTCACGCACCGGTCGACTTCCGGCATTTGCACGATGCTCCTGGTGGCGCTTGGCGTCTACACGTTTCGCGTGACGCCCAAGAAGCACCGGGCGCGGACGGCTGTGCTGTGGTCGGGCTTCTTCCTTGTCACCGAGGCGGCCCTGGGCGCGCTTCTGGTTCTGCGGCATTATGTGGAAGACAACATCTCCGTGGGCCGGGTGATTGCGCAGTCCGTCCACCTCACCAACACGATGCTCTTCATGGGTGCGCTGACGCTGACCGCCTGGTACCTACGAGAGCGCGATCCGATCGAGACCGAAAAAGGTTCGAGCGGGACGGCGATCGCGGCGATTTTCGCCACACTGGTGGTCAGTGCGACGGGCTCGCTGGCCGCGCTGGCGGATACGCTCTTCCCCTCCCCCAGCCTTCGTGCCGGCCTGCTCTCCGACTTCGCGGCCTCTTCGCCGGAGCTGGTGCGGATGCGCTGGGTGCATCCTGCGTCCGCACTGATTGGACTGGCGTGCGTGTTGCTGCTGGTGCGGGGTCTGCCGGCGAGGGCACGCATCGGGCAGATCATGGTCGGGCTGATCGGTCTGCAGGCCGTGCTCGGCATCGTGGATGTGCTGCTGCTCGCACCGATCTGGATGCAGGTGTTGCATCTGCTGGGCGCGGATCTTTACTGGATCGCACTGGTGGTGCTGGCTGCCGCCTGGATCTGGCCGGAGAAGCAGACGACTTCCCTGTAGCTGAGGAGTCGCTTGGAAAGCCGCCTCTCAAAGGCGAGCTGTGGCCCTCGATTCCCAGACATAAAAAGAGCCCGGGCGCGTTGGCGTCCCGGGCTCTTTGATCGCTTCTTCTTAGTGTGTGGCAGGCTTGTCGGCAACCTTGTCGCCCACGTTCTCGGTGGCGTGCCAGGTCTTCTTGGCGCCAACCTTGGTGTCGTGTCCGACTACTTCGGCACCGTCGGCTGTCTTGTGAGCCGCGACCTTCGTGCCGTGCGCGGTCTTGTGGTAGACCTTCTTGGTGCCGTGCGCCGTCTTCTTGGCGACGGTCTTAGTGGCGTGGCCGGTATCGACGGCGGCATCCTTGGTCGCGTGGCCCGCGTCCTTCATATCCTGGCCGGCCTGCGCAAAGGCAGCCGAGGAAGAAAGCCCGAGGGCAAGGGCAGAGCAAAGCAGAAGGCGGCCGACTGAGCGAACGTGCATGGTGTATCTCCTTGTGAAAGCGGTTACTCACCGTTTGATTCCAAAGAGGGCTCGAACGTTGCGTGGTTGGCATGATATCGTTCGGCGGATGGTAAAGACATGGGACAAACAGCATCTTGGCTTTCGTGCGTTAGCCCCTGTATAGTTTTCCGAGCCAAGATAAACGTTTTCTCGCAGCATCAATCGTTTTAGATTGAGGTCTGGGGCTCTTTCCCAGAAGCGAAACCTGCCGCCATACCTGCGGCGCATGCCCGGAAGAAGAACGAGGACCGAATCGAGTGATGGACCCCGCACTGTTGCATCCCATGCTTTCCCTGCCGGGCGCGCTTATGCTGACGACACAGCTAACGCACCTGGCCCCGGTCGATATCGCGATTCTGCTGCTGTACTTCGCGATGGTCATCTTTATCGGCTTCTACGTGAAAGGCTCGACCAACACGAGCGAAGAGTTCTTCCTGGCCGGACGCGAGATGTCGGCATGGATCGCCGGACTCAGCTTCGTCTCGGCCAATCTGGGGTCGCTCGAACTGATGGGATGGGCCGGCGCGGCTTACCAGTACGGCATTCTGGCCGCGCACTGGTACTGGATCGGCGCGATTCCAGCGATGCTCTTCCTCGGCATCGTGATGATGCCCTTCTACTACATCTCGAAGACACACTCGGTCCCCGGATACCTGCAACTGCGCTTCGGCGAGGGTGCCCGCGCGGTCTCGGCCGTCTCGTTCGCGTTCATGACGGTGCTGATGTCGGGCGTCAACATGTACTCGATGGCCCTGGTGATGAAGGTCGTCCTCGGCTGGGACATCAACTTCTCCATCTGGGTCGGTGCCATCACGGTCGCGATCTACGTGATGCTCGGCGGCCTGCGCTCGGCGATCATCAATGAAGTGCTGCAGTTCGTGCTCATCTGGGCGGGTGCCGCGCTCATCCCGATCCTCGGACTCATCGAGGCGGGCGGATGGGCCAACCTGAAGGTGCAGATGATCGCCCGCGTCGGCGACCCCAGCTACATGCACATGTGGTCGACGCTCGGCAGCTTCAGCGGCAATCCCATGGGCGTGCACTGGACCGGCATCGTCTTCGGCCTCGGCTTCGTCATCAGCTTCGGCTACTGGACGACGGACTTCCTCGTCGTGCAGCGTGTGCTCTCGGCCAACAACCTGCGCGCGGCGCAGTTTGCTCCCATCATCGGCGCGGCTTTCAAGATGTTCGTGCCCTTCTTCGTCATCGTCCCGGGCCTGCTGGCGCTGGTACTGTTGAAGGACGGCAGCGGCCACATCATGCAGCTCTATCCCGATGGCTCGGATATGGTCATCAACCACGGCGCGCACAGCTTCAACGAGGTGCTTCCGCTGATGATGGTGCGGTACCTCGGACCGGGCCTCCTCGGCCTCGGCATCACAGCTCTGATTGCGGGCTTTATGTCAGGCATGGCGGGCAACGTCAGCGCCTTCTCCACCGTCTGGACCTACGACCTGTATGGCGCGTACATCAACAAGAAGGCTTCGGATTCGCACTACGTCTCGATGGGCCGCTGGTGCACGATCATCGGCATGCTGATCTCCATCGGCACCGCATACCTCGTCATGGGTGCGGCCTCGATCATGGACTATGTGCAGGAGCTGTTCAGTTTCTTCATTGCGCCGCTCTTCGGGACCGTCATCCTCGGGATGCTCTGGAAGCGCGCCACCAAGGCCGGCGGCTTCTGGGGGCTGTTATGTGGAACAGCATCCTCCGTGGGCATGTGGCTGATGGTGCTGCATGACAAGACCAACATCCGCTTCATGATCCTGCAGCCGCATGCGAGCGCCGATACGATCGACCGCGTGCAGGCGATGGCCGCAAACCTGTACCGTGCGCTCTGGTCGTGGGTCGTCTGCGTCATCGTCACCATCGTCGTCAGCTACCTGACCAAGCCCATCCCGGAAGAGAAGCTGGTCGGCCTGGTCTACGGCTCGACGATCATCCCCGACGACGGCTCGACGAAGATCTACCAGAAGCCGATCTTCTGGGCCATCGTGGTCGCCACCGTCCTCTTCATTCTCAACCTCTGGCTCTGGTAAGGAGACCTCATGTCGCATCCTGAAGTAGATCCAAGCACCGAGCAGTCTCTCTCCATCTGGTTCTTCGTCGGCGTCCTCATGCTCAGTTGCGGCGTCATTATCTTCGGCCAGGGCATCTACGAGTTCTCCCATCCAACGGTCGCGACGGTCGCAGGAGACCTGCCTGCCAACGTTCTGGCAAAGTATCATGGGGCGTTCTGGTGGGGGCTGGGGATGACGCTGTTCGGTGGCTTCTACACCGTGATGTTTCGGCCCGGCAAGGGCTAAACAGCCTTTTCTAAAACCACGAACGAGCGATGCGCACCCTTCCAGGAGGTGCGCATCGCTCGTTGTGGCAGGCTACTTTTGGGCGAGTCCGGCGCAACTCAAAGTGAGACCGGATTGAGAGACCAGCGCCGCAAGACGTCTTCATGAAATCTAGCGTTGCAGTGCCCGCCAGCGCTTCACCAACTCCTTCGCAGCGCCGGGCCAGTCTTCGAAACGGAACTCGAAGCCACTCTGCATCAGCTTTCCTGGCACAACGCGGCGGCTCTTCAGCACCAGCTCCGACTCAGTCTGCATGAACCGCGTTCCGATCTCGATAAGAAATGCGGGCGCGGGAAGCCCTATCCGCACCCCACACGTCTCACGCAACACACGCATAAAATCGCGATTGTGTATCGGGCTGGGCGCGGCCAGATTCACTGGCCCCTCGAGTTCCGGGTGGCCGACGATCCACTCCACCGCGG
This window harbors:
- a CDS encoding COX15/CtaA family protein, with protein sequence MGTVTVISAKRSTRGAARLAWITLGFFILVVLWGAVVRATGSGAGCGANWPLCNGDFFPHHPRLATVIEFTHRSTSGICTMLLVALGVYTFRVTPKKHRARTAVLWSGFFLVTEAALGALLVLRHYVEDNISVGRVIAQSVHLTNTMLFMGALTLTAWYLRERDPIETEKGSSGTAIAAIFATLVVSATGSLAALADTLFPSPSLRAGLLSDFAASSPELVRMRWVHPASALIGLACVLLLVRGLPARARIGQIMVGLIGLQAVLGIVDVLLLAPIWMQVLHLLGADLYWIALVVLAAAWIWPEKQTTSL
- a CDS encoding sodium:solute symporter family protein, encoding MDPALLHPMLSLPGALMLTTQLTHLAPVDIAILLLYFAMVIFIGFYVKGSTNTSEEFFLAGREMSAWIAGLSFVSANLGSLELMGWAGAAYQYGILAAHWYWIGAIPAMLFLGIVMMPFYYISKTHSVPGYLQLRFGEGARAVSAVSFAFMTVLMSGVNMYSMALVMKVVLGWDINFSIWVGAITVAIYVMLGGLRSAIINEVLQFVLIWAGAALIPILGLIEAGGWANLKVQMIARVGDPSYMHMWSTLGSFSGNPMGVHWTGIVFGLGFVISFGYWTTDFLVVQRVLSANNLRAAQFAPIIGAAFKMFVPFFVIVPGLLALVLLKDGSGHIMQLYPDGSDMVINHGAHSFNEVLPLMMVRYLGPGLLGLGITALIAGFMSGMAGNVSAFSTVWTYDLYGAYINKKASDSHYVSMGRWCTIIGMLISIGTAYLVMGAASIMDYVQELFSFFIAPLFGTVILGMLWKRATKAGGFWGLLCGTASSVGMWLMVLHDKTNIRFMILQPHASADTIDRVQAMAANLYRALWSWVVCVIVTIVVSYLTKPIPEEKLVGLVYGSTIIPDDGSTKIYQKPIFWAIVVATVLFILNLWLW
- a CDS encoding DUF885 domain-containing protein — encoded protein: MNLLKKSFSSVGLSAVLLASAGTPFASAQATTVAARTATLNKIFDDYWQDQMKHAPEWASTLGDKRYNDQLSDYSVKAINAGYEREQGFIARLAEVDTAGLPVQVKLSADLLLRSLIEDQDSARFKEWEMPVNQFNGIHTSLPMLVAQLPFDTVKDYDDYVTRLKKFPVVFSQVMTDIQLGIDEGRVPPKYILEKVQKQVESIAMQKAEASPFAGPLKKFPASIAEADRKRIAADVMDAIETSVLPTYVRFAKFVQYTYVPAGRKDPGAWALPDGDAYYAFRIKQSTTLNKSAAEIHQIGLDEVKRDEAEMLVIAKKLGFSDLKTFGAALKANPKLHPASGDALLAAYRGYINGMAPKLPELFGRLPKAPLEVVRVPEYAEKDQAAAYCEQGSPDGKRPGRVNVNLYNATERSLAGVEAVAYHEGIPGHHLQIALSQEMTGVPEFRKQSYYTAYTEGWALYSERLGKEIGFYQDPYSDYGRLEADIWRAIRLVVDTGVHSQHWTRQQMIDFFHEHSAIDETNIQAETDRYIAWPGQALGYKMGQMKILELRAKAEKALGPKFKLKDFHDVVLGGGALPMDTLEAQVDAWVAKGGGPPAAN
- the proC gene encoding pyrroline-5-carboxylate reductase, whose protein sequence is MSETIEQAAVPAAAMPNVKVAVLGAGKMGGILLQAFLKNNLFGKDQISGTVQHPDRAQALSAQFGVEIGIDNIEAAREADVILLGVKPIQVPALVNLIRPVLNEKKLIVSIAASVKTRSIEDAAGCDLGVIRAMPNTPAMISAGVTALCAGRFCTDEQMAVAMRIFQTVGRAVVVDEKHMDAVTGLSGSGPAFLYIIIEALAEAGVNVGLPRDVATLLAAQTTLGSARMVLETGYHPALLKDAVTTPAGCTVDGILELEEGGLRVTLIKAVKRATQRAAELAGG